Within the Schistosoma mansoni, WGS project CABG00000000 data, supercontig 0041, strain Puerto Rico, whole genome shotgun sequence genome, the region tgattacctcaagtggtgttcgttaGGGCTGTTTACGTGCtcttagaaataacacttttgtCATCTACATTTCCAGGAaatgaacttttaccgggagattcacttgcTGATTTAGAATATGTCGATGACACAGTTCTTTTTGGTGAAGACAAAGTGCCGAGTCTTCTGACTACCGTAGGCAACAATGTAAGCATGTTcaggatgcgattctccccctcgaaatgcaaaaaGTTACTTCTGGATTGGGTTGCACTGGCACCTGAaataatgatagggagtgaagtagttgggcgtgttgaccgcttcaattatcttgggagtctcatcagtccttgtggtccggtgtttgacgaaatctcagcacggatacagaaagCTCGactggcttttgccaacttgcgtcatttatgatGTAagcaagatatccgtctagcaaccaaaagacaggtttactgcgcagcatttcgttccgtcctactttatgtcTGCGAAACGGCCAGAAAGAATAGAGGATATTAGTAgcttactagtattcgatcataggtgtcttcgaagcattgctcgtatatcctgggaccaccgagtaagtaatgcagttgttaggaaacggatactaggtaaggatggcaaatcagtAGTAGGAGTAGTgagacttcatcagttgagatggctgggacacgtgctACGtgtgcccaaccaccgactgcctcgacgtgcgatgttttatgatGTAGAAGTAGGTTAGAAGAAAGATAGGGgcgaccagaccaaaacgtgacacaaattcatgaagtcactgacaattggactgagccatattggtaggtCTAGACTAGCTGGTTGGGATCCGTGAGACGATAGCAATCGAtgattagagaccttgaatgacatggctcaaaatcgtttgcaatggcgctggcgcatacactctttgtgttctcccgaatcctaatattctgaattcttcatgtctctatcttttttctctttccaaatttatttcactgtattatactccttcaataacatcttcaaaccctaatctttccgaatGCTGCTTATATTTTtcctacttctaccactatgggatttgaatcgacaactgcatctctgtgctaatgtggtatggcaactcgaactgatgtacgtacgtacgaagttctacgttgtgactgactgactgacgagtTGTTGACGAGTGTTTATCAGCACTTAAAGCCGGGTAATATGATATTGGTTACTACTTAGGAATCACTAAATTTCATAACCTAACTTGCTATATAATTACAAGTGTGCGGAGCTGTAAAGGTGATTGGATCAACATATACCAACAATGCACCAAATACATGAAAGGATATATGGTAAAGTTTACTTACGGTGAACGAGCAGGTGAACCAAGCGGGGCATAAGCAGTCACAGTCAAACCGACTGACTGAGCATATTCAACTAATTTTGTGTTAGGAAAATTGGCATGAActtcaatttgcaaattaactggtTTAATACGACAATGTTTAAGAATATTTTCAATTTGTCGTCTATTGAAATTTGATAAACCAATCGATTTGACTAAACCTTCGTcgaccaggttttccatcgccTTAAGAGATaaagaaagaataataataataataatgtgtttgTGAATACATGCACAATGCATACAACTGGTACATTATTTCAGTGTAATCTGTACATACAGTTGTCACACAGAGAATTAGTAGAAATAATCCAATGTTCAACAGATAGCTGTCTTTttcttgattgagatcatgaaccgattggtgttagaccactattgaaaacctcgaagcactgaacggccgtttcgtcctatcgtgcgACCCCTCAGCGGTGCACATCCACCATCACTCTCGCGGGGTTCGAACTCAgggccttcggtctcgcgcgcgaaagCTTAACCTCCGGACCAattggctggcatccaacggtgttaatgtctaaaccccaaccaatccacgaaatcgctcGACCAtgttccattgtactgaggtagatacctgtctctacctgatatGGATTAGCTACaatggtcacggcttctcactagaactgagAGAATTCCTTCACGAAGCTAGTCTAGCATCAAtcggttcataatctcaatcgaaaacttaataatctccactctcactctcgaaatgctctcacacggccacgcgtatatagcctctgccagagatgtcctactcactgcattctcgtaccacaggtgttgtttacgaaattgagaggatgaaaagcgaatgtccggtgctttaaccgagttggtggacacgagggtccatctaggggagttggaaaaccctgatttcaaaccaatggtgcacatgggctccagtatccttattgaacaaacggcgtataaacccattgttggtcactggctatcatgagactgcatcaccttacgatgctccactgccttgtggatcatatcttcaggtcaaaggctccgggtgtggccccctaagaaaaccagatgcttcgatttgggcacccggatagtatcacagctctcacacaaatcaaatgagatttatgtggcgcatatatatctgatgcccttttgtaccaacatttatctgtttatttaaacaattaaatagTTAAATCATAAAATCAGACGAATGATTATAAGTGTCTTTTATTAATATTGTTACTATTGAAGAGAAATAAAACTTAGTAAAAGAATTTTTTCCCGATGATTTCATTGACCTAGTCTGTACAACCGTAATTATATTTTTTTCCTAGCCTCTACTAAAATGTAATCAATAGAAGAAGAATAGTATCGCGCCACAGATCTGTGATCCAGGTACATGCAGTCGATGAaccccaaatagaacgaaacgcagtACGAGAAGCTGGTCATCATGTAAGACCTAAGGCACTTTTCACGTAAAAATACATAATATTAGTAACTATACAATTCCACTTACCTTTGTCACTGGTTAAAAGTAAGAAATCAATGGTGATATTTCCATATTTCTGTGCACCATCGATTTGAAACCAAATCATCAGATTCAATTTTAGTATTGAATACAAGTGATTATTCTAGTGAAGAGTACACTAAAAAACGTATATCCACCAGCACATATATTCTGGATTTAAATGTAAGGTCCCCCCAGAGGTATTGTGATAATAAATCGATTATTATTCATTACTTAGGTTGACAAAATCAAATTTTGTAGGTACTGATTCTTTCACTATGATACTTATAAGGATAAAATCAACGAATAAATTCTAAATTAGAAGTGAAATTATCATATAAAAACTACTAttaataactccgcctgtagctcttctagagttactgccggtcccaagtccgggtaaaggaggagcgttgggcatggggttagcgaccccatcccgtagaaaaactaactcgatAAAAaaacgccaggaaatagaagcagatatgaaaagaatgaataacaactggagaGGAATGCCctggacagagttagatggagaatgctggtgagcggcctatactcctccacgaggagtaacaggcgtaagtaagtaagtaagtactactATTAACTTTCAACTTGATTATAATCACTGTCAACAATATAAAACATGATTACAGATGACCTAAACAACAGAGTTAACTCATTAAGAAACTCATCGAAATATTCATTCTTTAAATGTGTGCTTTATATCATCACGCATCATTCAAGATACTTCTAGAGAAATTATTCATAGAATATCTGAACTAACCTTCCATGTTTCTTCAAGTGGAACTGTATCAAAGATTGGGTTATTATTCTCATCTGTAGGAAAATCAGAAGTACCAGCCTATAAACAGAATTAAATTGTAGATAAGTTGGGTAGCATCGAACAAAATGGATTTTATTACCACtgttaatactattattattattcttaggACTTGGAATGAATGTATATCATTAGACATTACCACATCTCATATCGCTGAAGAAAGAAATTGacaagaaatttatttatttgagcacataaatattggcaaaggggggcaccagatatatatgcgccacacagaaaattgtcatttcatttaattgtgtgagggctatgatactccccgggtgcccaaatcgaaaCAGGTGGTGTTCTTAAGGAGAaacaccccgagcctttaacctaaaagtttgatccacgaggcagtggagcatcgtaaggagatgcagtcctatgatagccgatgaccaacgattgattcatacgccatttgttcaatCAGGATACTGgggtccatgtgcaccattgatttggaatcagggttttccaactcccctaggtggactttccgtatccaccaacccggttaaagcgccggacattcgcttttcgtcctctcaatatTGTAAGCAACACccctgtcacgagaaggcagtgagtaggacttccctggcagaggctatttacgcgtggccgtgtgagagcatttcgagagagggcgggccctccccactcttggtcgtaccagggcatttgtggggGGGCGACAAGATATTTGAAATACAACGATGGGTGATATTCCAAATTGGAATGAAAAAGCTATCCAGAAGAAATCAAGCATATTGTTAAAAGAAAACTTGGTTATGATGCTTGATTCAATATTTATATActaaagaaatttattttcattataccATCCGTGACCGATTTTCTCCCAAGTTACTCAGCGTCTCCAACAACTAATAATTGTTGAGCAGTGGAATATCAAAAAGGAATTCTACATTTTGCGACAGGGCTCGAACTAGAAGTCATGACTTGGTATCATATATTCACTTGTCTACCTCTGGCTATTTCAAAACTTATGCTTATATCACTGATGTGTGCACAACTTTCATTTTAAACTGAAGTCTAAACTAGAAAAAAGATGAAAAACGTACACTACTAGATGAACCGTTTAAGTGTATACAACATTCACTGATTTTTCTTGCTTCACAATAGTTTTAATAAAGTGGAACACCCAGTTTTATAAACACTTACCTTGAAAGATACTGGGAAATGTATCAAATACAAGTCCAAATAGTTTAACCGTAAATTTCTTAGCGACATTTCACAGAAGCTCTTGACATTTTCTGGGTCATGTCCTGTATGCCATAACTAAAacataaaaaaaaacagtatcgttataatattattatcggaaaatcgattgatgaagtagtgaaacttcatcagttgagatggctgggatacGTGTTACGcgtgcccaaccaccgactgcctcgACGTGCGATATTCtatggtgtagaagtaggttagaagaaagataggggcgaccagaccaaaacgtgacacaaattcatgaagtcactgacaattggactgagccatattggtaggtCTAGACTAGCTGGTTGGGATCCGTGAGACGATAGCAATCGAtgattagagaccttgaatgacatggctcaaaatcgtttgcaatggcgctggcgcatacactctttgtgttctcccgaatcctaatattctgaattcttcatgtctctatcttttttctctttccaaatttatttcactgtattatactccttcaacaacatcttcaaaccctaatctttccgaatGCTGCTTATATTTTtcctacttctaccactatgggatttgaatcgacaactgcatctctgtgctaatgtggtatggcaactcgaactgatgtacgtacgtacgaagttatacgttgtgactgactgattattgGAATGGATAATTTGTGGCAATTATTCAATTTTAGCACTGTTTACACCATATATTGGTGCTAGCTAAACAAACAAATAGTTCTGAACacatttcgtcccagtatgggaatTCACAGCAATTCATATACCACTTCTGTAACCATTCAACATAGGATACTCATGGCTCGTAGTAATCACGTTACTTGAGTTGATATGAAACAAATCTAACTGCGAAATATTCCACTAAAATCATTTTTATCGGTAATTGAACAAACTCTCCAtactaattataattatttgatGATCAATGATGATTAATATTGAGAAGCATTACAGAACTCATGACCGGTAGTGTTCAAGAATGTTAAGAATACAATAGTTATAGTCGATAACAATGAGTGACAGTCATTTAATATTTGTCAGGTTTGATTGCTACATGATTAGATTTTGGCACAGTGATTTTAAAGTGTTATGATTGGCGATCAACATGAAGATACTCAGTTCAATTTTGTGTGGGTTCATAAATGCACACTGCTAAACAGTACCATATTTTACCGATATAGCTATTCATCACCCTTTCGTTTTCAACAGTTGTTTAGGCAAAATCAATTTGTGACATTCACTATCTGAAAATATTATTACAACTACTTACTTTAGAAGTGATAAATAATTCATCTCTGTTCAATTTTAAAAGTTTCATTGACTCTTCTAAAGCTATACCAActtcaatttcatttttataaatataagCACAATCTAAATGACGATAACCAACTTCTAAAGCTTTTTGTACAGCTGCACCAACTACATCTGATGGACTCTAAACAAGATCTTTATGATTaatatttcatagtttacattccATGTACCAAGACCGACAACAGGAATAGAATGACCATTGCTCATTTTCATTGACTTCATATTTTTAAGATTCTTACgctgaaaatgaataaaaaattaaGTTGGTTACTGAAGCTGGTTGATGTTTTGTTGTAAATACTGAAGTATCAGAATGATtgtggtaattttaatagttgaattcatgagtcaatctatgCTAGACCAACCtttgaaaacctcgaagcactgggaggccttttcgtcctagtatgggattcctcaacggtgcgcatccacgattccataTGCTAGACTCGGACACAGTGTAGCGAATAAGAacatgagtggggacaatcgaatgtattttagcacaacatcacagaatatctcattaaaatatgagaaccgtatagtgaacagttaatttgcaaaataacaatcaattgtctcagtttgactgtttcttctgcaaatatccgtccgtagtctccgattataattgttcatgcatttacgtaccaattgcgtgccgttccggTTCtatccttatcgatcttctactgaaatacattcaatgcctgaccatcaccatatactacttatgtggatatcagtaacccacaccacagcaGGACCTTCGGTGTTGCGAGcaaacgcttaaactctagaccactgagcaggctcccaactgtgttaatgtctaacttcaatcaatccatgacaaTGCTCAactattcaaaataaatttcctggagctctagtgagaagccatgactagTGGAGTACAATCTGTGTCGGgtggagacaggtatctacctcagacaattcATGAATGGTTGAGTAAggtcatggatcgattgaagttaaacattaacaccgttcgatgccagcccagtggtctaaaagttaagcatgagtgcgcgagaccgaaggtcgtgGGTTAAAGTCCCTTATGAGGGACCATGGATGTCCACTACTGAGGATTTCcatgctaggatgaaacggccttccagtcctttgaggttttcaatggtagcctagcttagatcgactcataaattcaactattaaaaacacTGAAATAGACATTCAGTAGAAATTATCATTAAAGTTTCGACTTCTAAGCAGTTTCATATCATACCTGTACAATATAAAATGGATATAAAGCAACTAatcccttttataaatttcgatagagcAGTGAGAAAATGGGGTTTAACAATTTACATGTTTATGTGAACGCAAATACATAGGGAGGAATAATCGAGCACTGCAATTAAGGGTCATTGAACATGTGCCTAGATAGCTTCAAAACCATTTAGTGTCAAATGGTCCGATCAACGTGGGGGGTAGGAAGCCATGTTCATAGATAGCGAAACATATAATTAAAATGCAGCAGAAAATCGACATCAACACAACTTTGAAAACGTTGCATAGCAATTGTCAGGGACGAATTAtcaagtttattgaagccttggctactCATAAATTTAAATCTTTATGTGCACAAAAAAATTTGTTGCTACCTTGAATTTGCTCtggtaatccttaagtcatttTATGGCCTAGGATAACacgacaatttcttattctttctataCGATGCAAAAATGTTTCTCTCTTTTCTGTTACCTTTTTTACTTTAACTTTCATTTAACTGactcttatatagttgaaatcatgagtcaattggagctagaccaccatcgaaaacctagaagcactgctttaaggacgtttcgtcctattgtgggaatcctcagtagtgcgcatccacgatcccacctcgtgagattccaacccaagacctatcagtctcgcacgcgagcgcttaaccactagaccattgggccggcatccaacggtgttaatgtctaactttaaccaatccatggAATTGAGCAaacattcaccaatatcttcagtgagttgatatctcccaacagacctggttgaattccactggttactgcttctcacagaactccagaaaatacctcatggagccagtcactagtaaagacattggtgaatggttgctcattttcgtggattggttgaagttagacattaacaccgttggatgccagatcagtgttctagaggttgAGTTCGCGCGCAACACCGAAAAttccgggttcgaatcccgcttcgggatcgta harbors:
- a CDS encoding pol-related, which codes for MKSMKMSNGHSIPVVGLGTWNSPSDVVGAAVQKALEVGYRHLDCAYIYKNEIEVGIALEESMKLLKLNRDELFITSKLWHTGHDPENVKSFCEMSLRNLRLNYLDLYLIHFPVSFKAGTSDFPTDENNNPIFDTVPLEETWKAMENLVDEGLVKSIGLSNFNRRQIENILKHCRIKPVNLQIEVHANFPNTKLVEYAQSVGLTVTAYAPLGSPARSPLSANLLTEPWVISIAQKHNRTPAQILLRYLLQRDITVVPKSITNDRIIENFQIFDFELTNDEMHQLNTNGLNQRKFKMLGMIDHPEYPFKEDY